ttttaaatttgaaCTGGTGAATGATTTTGGTAATAATAATATACATGAGGTCGTCTTAAATTTTAACTATATTATATGGATTAAttattttcttgaaaaaaaaatatataaaataatgcttaaatatacacaaatatataataattaatttaataactaatttgtgTTATTTACGAAGTATTTTTACCTAAGTAATTCTTTTTGAGACTAATGGGTTTTAAATAATTCTTCTGCGCAAATATATTCTTTGTCACTTTACGCTCTTTTTTTATGGGCCTGCCTCAAGTTTATAAAAAGAATATGCATCTCTTCGGATTcaaaaatgaaatagaaataaaaaagattttataataaatgaaaaactacgaattttttgttttattttcgacgaaataataataataattattgaaatgttTATATCTTTTGTTAAGCTCTTTCTATATATAcgaattcttcttattcatttgaatatatgaatataaatatatattcaagtgaataaataatttaaaccatTCGAGCTAAAATTGATTATTGTTCCTATACAGTTCGAACTATTTATGGCGTATTATAGTTGATGGTTATTTAGAAATCTCATCGCTATTCCAGAACCGTACATGAGATTTTCGCCTCATACGGCTCCTCGCGAATAAAACAATTACAAAAATGGATTTAACCAataccaataaaaaaatataccgtatatacatatatttaatgaataattgaatcacgaagtttttttattttaatatttcataGAATTGATTGATCAATTGGAAATTAGTATAGGTACTCAATCATGTAAACCATCACGGACTCTAAATAATACCCTTATCCTATTCTTAGTGTTGATTAGGCCCAACCCAAAAGTTAAGTTGGCAATAAACTAATTTTTGAACATCCTTAAcaccaaaagaaaaagaacattCTAAGTCCCAGACAAAAATCACAAAGAATATTCTAATTCAAGCTAGATTGAAAACGCACGCAAGCCTTAGTTCAGTGTTTATCACTCTTATTTTGATaatctcacttttttttttttatacaaattcatacaaaatacaataaaaaaaattaatgtgagAAATGGCATAATAAAAGTAAGAGGGGTATTGTCATTTCCTTTCAATTTATACCGtacctttttaatatatttaatataatcataCAATAATCGTTTATGAGTtaatctaattcttttggataaaTATCTTATCCaatgttgactttttttttttccaagaaACAAAACGGATCTTGATCATCCTgaaattttaattagatttttattcaTCTATAAAATTGTACAAATTAATCCTTATTCTCAATTAATAACGTATTCAATAAAATCTAATGTATCATGTCACAATGTTAGGTGTCAATATCAATTTGTTAAAAGACTAAAAATTTTTTCGCCAAAATTAAAACGTCGTCACGTAGGCTTAACTACCCTTCTCAAGTTCACACAATCACACTAGTCTCTAAAAGAGACCAGAGAAAAGAGAACTAATTCACCTCCTATGTCTAAGCTCGTGCTTTTGAGTTCGTCTCTACCTATTTAGTTCTTCTGTCTGCAACTGCATCGTTTGTCACTTGCATCTTCTTTCTCGGCTGTTTTGCCCACACTTTTGAGTCTGCTTCTCTTTAGCCGTCCTGTTTCTGATttgttcttttttctattttctctaattagttcttttagttaatttttactaATGTGTTTGTGcagataaaagattttaagtTTTTGGTGTTAATAGCTTCGAAAGTAAGAACAAATATAATAGGCAAATAGTTAGAGATTTAGAATTATAGTAATTTGTCTTATGGTTCAAGGTGTGAAAACTGGAATTATGTCTTTGTTGAGTAAGAAAAGGAGAGATGAAATTAATGAACAGAAGCAGTTTCAGGAAAGAGGTAGTTGTTAGCAATAGCGGCGCGAAAGACGGTACGGACGCCGAGGATCTTGGTGACACCGGAAAAATTTGGGGTGAGCACGAGAGGGAGAAAAAGATTAGGAAAAGAGAACCACGGTGGTTGTGGCTGCTAGTGGCGAAATAGAGGGAGAAGATAGTAGTTTCAAAAATGACGCGATggaggaagaaaaaaagaaaaggaggaagaagaagaagaaaagagaggtgGTTCGACGATGGTAGTGCCACAGTGATGGTCGTGAAGGTAAAGCTCGATGACGATGGTGATTGGTTGAAGAGAAAGCAGAAGAGGAAGAAAAGggggaagaagaggagaagagaatAATAGGAGAGGTTTTTTTTGCTATGAGAGAGTTTTTAGTCCCTCTAACAAATTTGTATTAACATCTAACACTGTGACATGATACATCAAATCTTACTAACAAATTGATATTAACATCTAACACTGTGATAtaattgttttgtcgatttttagcaaatcgatggtagTTCGATATCTAGTGGTCTATAagtgaaacctactcctctttgcaggtactagttttctaaaagtgcatcaaagtgtcttcGGTTAGATGAGAATTGGgaataaagataaattaaaatttataaattaaggaaagaaatgaaaaagtaaagttTCCGAAAAGGAAACATACTGAAAATAGAAAGGTTTGCgttgaaattgaaagaaagcaGTAAAATGCCTTCGACTGGATCAAAGGGCTTTGACATGAAAATCTAAAATGCGGGAATGTAAATTGGACAATGAAAATAAAGAAtacttgaaagataaatttacttgaaaaataaagtttataaaaagataaattgaaagaatgaaaagatggaaggaactCTACAGAAAAGTTACTCAATTGCACACTCAGGAATTTCCTGGAATGTGAGTGTGCTCGAGTGTTTTTCTGAGTTaaagttccaacccttattcTCTAAGACTTCCTAGTATTTATAATCTACTTTtggtaattaataattaattataattaattacaaaatcacAGCCTTGAATGCATACTCCTTGATAACCGTTCCCGCTTTTTGGCTATAAACGTTTCCGATGATTTCCTCGCGTAATGGGAGCCTTTGACTTCTCCACTATCATAACTGCTCGATCCACTTATTCGAATGTCTTGTTCGATTGCCTGTCTCGAATATCTTGTTCGATTGGACTTGTTCGATTTAAAAAAGGACTTTGAAATCGAATCTGTGTCGAATACTTCTATCTAATACTTGCAcgtgtattttttcaaaaaaaactgCTAAAATCTTTGACTTTTTACTACTTTAAACCAACCTGTCtttgtttgaaaatatttttcgatTAACAATAACACATCAAACTTCACTGGACACATCAACTGGGAGCTTagttaagattttaaaaagattaaaatatgcTTTGTGCCTTTGTATATCGAAAAAAAGTTAAAGGCTGGataaatatattttacaaaaacattaaattaaattaaattaaattacaaaatataatCTCAAATTCtagattaaatattttaaaattttattcttatttttcttctataCCTATATCCATGgttatgaaaatcgaaaaaaaaccaCTTTTGTATAATCAAATTAGTTGAAAATCAACCATCATATTAATTCAACTTAAATTTAGGTATattgttgaaaataaaaaaatatttaataataaataaatcaatcaaatcagatctatttttaaaacaattaatcgatttaaatatattattttatctatATCAATTAAACGTCGATTAAATCTTTGAATGATTAATATTTAATGTCTTGCACAGGAACCAATTATAAAATGGGAGCCACACGGATAAAGATGATTAAAacgttttttttaaagatgtttttcagtaattaaaatttaacatatataatcgattaaatcatgttattttttgtcaaaattaggttaaacaaattgatttaaccaaaaaaataatgaatcaaatcttgaactaatttaaattaatattattttttataaaaaattactacaataatACTCTTATTAGAGAGAATAATTaaattacttttatatatatatattttaaaaattctaagtccTAATCctacaatagaaaaataaaacactaaaatttaagattatcaaaattaatatatatataatagaaatattttagtcattttttataatagggtattgtaatcattttttataaaaaaaataatattaatttagaccaattcaaaatttgattcattaTTTTTCAGTCAGATCAATTTACCTagtttaattttgacaaaaataacacaatttaattgattatatgtattaaattttaattattaaaaaacatatttATAAAAAGACGATTTTATCGTCATTATCTAAGTGACTCCCTTATAAAATATAGTAAtattataaatagttaaatatgTGGAATTAGATAATCTAATtgtaatttactattttatttaaatattaaaaatttaaattttattttatatatgtaacaaCTCATTAATACACATCTTTAGTATGTTAAATTAGAGAATATaatgaggaaaaaaaaaagtggaatTAGATACAAAGAACTTAACAAAAGCAACAAAAACATCTCTCAACGGGGCCACTACGCTAAGCATACAGCACCTGGCAATGACACGCCTCCAATTCACGAAATCCCCCAGGCGCTTCCACGACCTCCCACTTCAACTCTATACACACACTGTCGTTTCGTCCCTCTTCCTGTCGTTGTCGTTTCCCTCCTTCTCCACATAATGAAACCACGCTACCAATCGCCACATTCAACCCACACCCCGCCACGTACATCTTCCCATCCAATCCCTTCGCCTTCAACGGCCTTTTCACCTTCTCCCTCGGAAACCGCCCTCTCACCATCCGCCACGTGTCACTCCTCTCCTCGTAAACCTTCACATCCCCATCCCCGTACTCCGGGATCCTAAAAATCCTTCCCGCCACCGCAACCGCCACCCCGCTCCACCCTTCCCTCATCCCTATCCCCATTCCTTGCCACGTGTCACTTCGCGTATCGTACACCCAACCCCTCGGGATCACCGTAAACGGCCACCTCCACCCTTCCGTGACGAACACCTTCCCTTCGTTTTCCACTGCCTCAAAAGACGCAACCTCATTCTCAACCTCCACTATCGCCCCGTTCCGCCACGTGTCACTCTCCGCATCGTAGATTTTCGCGCCCAGGCTCGCGCCTCCATGAACCGCCACGATTTTTCCGTTTTCCCCCTCCTCCGCAAAGAATGTCCCCGCCAACGCCGACGACCACTGGCTCATCGCGGTGCCAAAGATAAGAGTTACAAAACGCATTGTTCCGGCTATGGTGAGGAGTTTACCGTAGAACGTGATCGGCGACGGCGGCAGCGGAAGCGTGAACCATCTAGCAGCGGCGGTAGAAGAACGCGTACGGTGGTCGAGGAGGTGGCAATAGAACTTTCTGGTTAGTTTGTGGAACGAGAAGAGGAAGAGGTAAGGGCGAGAGAGTGTTTTCTTGCATTGTTGAAACGACGGGTTAGTTATGGCTCTGTTCCATGAAGATGAAACAGCTCGTGCTAGTGATTGGCATGGGTACGGAAGATGAAGAAGACATAGCTCTGCAATTTCGTTAGGTAGCCCCGGAATCAGTGGCTCCTCTATgatattgttcttgttgttgttcttgcttttgatcttggTGTTCGCGTTTTCGAGTACTGCcattgagagagagaaagaaagaaatggtTGTGGTGAGTGTTTTAAAGATGAAAAGGCGAAATATTCGGGAGGGGTGGGTCAGAGAATAAGAATAATTAGAAGCATTGGgattagtaataaataaaaagaagaaaagaaaaaggtttaCAGCGGGAATGAGGAAATTGAGAGAAGAAAGTTGTGTTCTCTCTTTccatatattcttttcttttttataatataaatgtgTGGTGGTGTGGGGGTAGATGGATCAGAAAGGGGAGTTACAGAAGAGAGTAATAAAGGACATAAACTAGACAGTGTGTGTACACAAGTTGCGGGGGATGGATATACAGAACACGGGGAATGGGGTGTGtgcgtttttgtttttgtttgtgctGATCGCCAACACAAAAGTAGCAATCATTGTCTACCCAGATGGACTTTTTTGATCCCCCATTACTAGTTTATTCTTTTTTATGGAGTAAAGACCCAATCCGGTCTTTGTCCATTTTCACGAAGGACAAAGCGATCTCTTTCCAAAAAAAAGGGACACTTCGACCCTCAACCATTTTATTTTGGTACAATACGGTCCCTCtgttaaaaaattcattaaataataataaaattaattttgtgggagttttatttgcattttgtgggagttttaaacccctacaaaaatatttttaaaaatataactaatacACTACTACCATTATCTTTTTCATCCTCATTATTATCACTCctacttctattatttttattgtgtaactatattttatcatcatcattatctcctATATCGTCATTATCACCAATACcaatattatcaacattaaagttctcttctttcatttcttattccatgttatttttttcctttaaaaggtattatactataattatttatattataattatttctttcatttcttattcCATGTTAACCACCAAAAAGTCCCCAAATTATTTAAACGCTGACAAAAATACACCCGAattttattatcgacaaaaatgcctttaaataattttaaaacgcaCAAAAATgcccaacagtaaatatatattttcaaaaaataccttagagattgaattttgatgtaattttttgcaagcatcattagaaaaatgagatattattattcttaaaatttgataattttttactaagtatatattttgtttgtaattttttaaaagtattatgggttattaacaaaaaaattataaaaaatgatatacttaacgaaaaatcaccaaattttaagtataataatatctcattGTTCTAATAATTCTTGCAAAAAAtcatatcaaaattcaatttctaatatattttttgagaaatacatatttaatgttagataatcttgtaaaaaaattaacattaaatatgtatttctcaaaaaatactttaaagattgaattttgatatgattttttgtaagcatgattaaaaatataagatattattatttttaaaatttgatgattttttgttaagtatatatttttttgtgattttttaaaagtattattggttgttaacaaaataaattataaaaaatatatataattaataaaaaattaccaaattttaagaataataatatctcattttta
This region of Arachis hypogaea cultivar Tifrunner chromosome 8, arahy.Tifrunner.gnm2.J5K5, whole genome shotgun sequence genomic DNA includes:
- the LOC112707773 gene encoding F-box protein AFR, producing the protein MAVLENANTKIKSKNNNKNNIIEEPLIPGLPNEIAELCLLHLPYPCQSLARAVSSSWNRAITNPSFQQCKKTLSRPYLFLFSFHKLTRKFYCHLLDHRTRSSTAAARWFTLPLPPSPITFYGKLLTIAGTMRFVTLIFGTAMSQWSSALAGTFFAEEGENGKIVAVHGGASLGAKIYDAESDTWRNGAIVEVENEVASFEAVENEGKVFVTEGWRWPFTVIPRGWVYDTRSDTWQGMGIGMREGWSGVAVAVAGRIFRIPEYGDGDVKVYEERSDTWRMVRGRFPREKVKRPLKAKGLDGKMYVAGCGLNVAIGSVVSLCGEGGKRQRQEEGRNDSVCIELKWEVVEAPGGFRELEACHCQVLYA